The Microbacter sp. GSS18 genome has a segment encoding these proteins:
- a CDS encoding citrate synthase, with translation MSEAGTQQEKATLDVGGKTAEFPVLRGVDGIPSIDIATLTRQTGYTTLDYGFVNTSATKSAVTFIDGDKGILRYRGYPIEQLAKHSSYLEVAWLLIYGELPTVDQLAEFDHRVRRHTLLHEDLKQFFSGLPHTAHPMSVLSSATAALSTYYEHESDPANPEQVELNTIRMLAKLPVIAAYAHKKSVGQAFLYPDNGLSFVDNFLKLNFGVLSEPYDINPVMSRALERLLILHEDHEQNASTSTVRLVGSTGANQFSSISAGINALYGPLHGGANEAVLDMLARIRDSGESVQRFVERVKNKEDGVKLMGFGHRVYKNYDPRARLVKESADEILSELGVHDPLLELAKELEEIALNDDYFKERRLYPNVDFYTGVIYKAMGFPTRMFTVLFAIGRLPGWLAHWREMQHDPQTKIGRPQQLYTGAPERNYPGVA, from the coding sequence GTGAGCGAAGCGGGCACCCAGCAGGAGAAGGCCACCCTCGACGTCGGAGGGAAGACAGCCGAATTCCCGGTGCTGCGCGGCGTGGACGGTATCCCGAGCATCGACATCGCGACCCTGACCCGCCAGACCGGCTACACCACGCTGGACTACGGCTTCGTGAACACGTCGGCGACGAAGTCGGCCGTGACGTTCATCGACGGCGACAAGGGCATCCTGCGCTATCGCGGTTACCCGATCGAGCAGCTCGCGAAGCACTCGAGCTACCTCGAGGTCGCGTGGCTGCTCATCTACGGCGAGCTGCCCACCGTCGACCAGCTCGCCGAGTTCGACCACCGCGTGCGCCGCCACACGCTGCTGCACGAGGACCTCAAGCAGTTCTTCTCGGGCCTGCCCCACACCGCCCACCCGATGTCGGTGCTGTCGTCGGCCACGGCGGCACTCTCGACCTACTACGAGCACGAGTCGGACCCCGCCAACCCCGAGCAGGTCGAGCTGAACACGATCCGCATGCTCGCCAAGCTCCCGGTGATCGCCGCCTACGCCCACAAGAAGAGCGTCGGCCAGGCGTTCCTGTACCCCGACAACGGCCTCAGCTTCGTCGACAACTTCCTCAAGCTGAACTTCGGCGTACTCAGCGAGCCCTACGACATCAACCCCGTGATGTCGCGTGCCCTCGAGCGCCTGCTGATCCTCCACGAGGACCATGAGCAGAACGCCTCGACCTCCACGGTGCGGCTGGTCGGCTCGACCGGGGCCAACCAGTTCTCGTCCATCTCGGCCGGCATCAACGCGCTGTACGGTCCGCTGCACGGCGGCGCCAACGAGGCCGTGCTCGACATGCTGGCCCGCATCCGCGACTCCGGCGAGAGCGTCCAGCGCTTCGTCGAGCGCGTGAAGAACAAGGAAGACGGCGTGAAGCTCATGGGCTTCGGACACCGGGTCTACAAGAACTACGACCCGCGTGCGCGCCTGGTCAAGGAGTCGGCCGACGAGATCCTCTCCGAGCTGGGCGTCCACGATCCCCTGCTGGAGCTTGCCAAGGAGCTCGAGGAGATCGCACTCAACGACGACTACTTCAAGGAGCGTCGCCTGTACCCGAACGTCGACTTCTACACCGGCGTCATCTACAAGGCGATGGGCTTCCCGACCCGCATGTTCACCGTCCTGTTCGCGATCGGCCGCCTCCCGGGCTGGCTCGCCCACTGGCGCGAGATGCAGCATGACCCGCAGACGAAGATCGGCCGTCCTCAGCAGCTGTACACGGGAGCGCCGGAGCGCAACTACCCCGGCGTCGCCTGA
- the ppk2 gene encoding polyphosphate kinase 2 yields MTQESKRKRVPKQLYKKEIKRLQAELVDLQAWVQHTGARIVVIFEGRDAAGKGSTIKRVSAYMNPRVTRIVALPAPTERERTQWYFQRYIPHLPAAGEIVLMDRSWYNRAGVEHVMGFCTNAEYHRFLHQAPIFERMLVEDGVLLLKYWFSVSDVEQEARFLSRAQDPMRRWKLSPNDVMSITKWEDYSRAKDTMFVHTDIPEAPWFEVDNEDKRRGRINMMSHLVAQVPWKRIERDEVVIPPRPPGGGYERPPRDLTTQVPDVAAELEQQAAED; encoded by the coding sequence ATGACGCAGGAGTCGAAGCGGAAGCGGGTCCCCAAGCAGCTGTACAAGAAGGAGATCAAGCGCCTGCAGGCCGAGCTGGTCGACCTGCAGGCGTGGGTGCAGCACACGGGCGCGCGCATCGTGGTCATCTTCGAGGGCCGGGATGCCGCCGGCAAGGGCTCGACGATCAAGCGGGTGTCCGCCTACATGAACCCGCGCGTCACGCGCATCGTCGCCCTCCCCGCACCCACCGAGCGCGAGCGCACGCAGTGGTACTTCCAGCGCTACATCCCGCATCTCCCGGCCGCCGGCGAGATCGTGCTGATGGACCGCTCGTGGTACAACCGAGCCGGTGTGGAGCACGTCATGGGCTTCTGCACCAACGCCGAGTACCACCGGTTCCTGCATCAGGCCCCCATCTTCGAGCGGATGCTCGTCGAGGACGGAGTGCTGCTGCTGAAGTACTGGTTCAGCGTCTCGGATGTGGAGCAGGAGGCGCGGTTCCTCTCGCGCGCCCAGGACCCCATGCGCCGGTGGAAGCTGAGCCCGAACGACGTCATGTCGATCACGAAGTGGGAGGACTACTCCCGTGCGAAGGACACGATGTTCGTGCACACCGACATCCCCGAGGCGCCCTGGTTCGAGGTCGACAACGAGGACAAGCGGCGCGGCCGGATCAACATGATGTCCCATCTGGTCGCGCAGGTCCCGTGGAAGCGGATCGAGCGCGACGAGGTCGTCATCCCGCCGCGGCCGCCGGGCGGCGGCTACGAGCGGCCGCCGCGCGACCTCACCACGCAGGTGCCCGACGTGGCCGCGGAGCTGGAGCAGCAGGCCGCCGAGGACTGA
- the dapD gene encoding 2,3,4,5-tetrahydropyridine-2,6-dicarboxylate N-succinyltransferase — protein sequence MNEERWIWGVGLATTTADGTVLDTWYPEVGAGRVPLGFDQSKPPADLERLAVADPRRGVEVQVVTVEADLEAAPASTPDAYLRLHALSHRVVEPNGLNLDGIFGHLPNVAWTNAGPVHPDDLTRLRPMLQREGIQVQGLDKFPRLLDYVTPAGVRIADASRVRLGAYLSPGTTVMHEGFVNFNAGTLGASMVEGRISQGVVVGDGSDIGGGASIMGTLSGGGTHKVAIGARTLLGANAGVGISLGDDCVVEAGLYVTAGSKIVLAGEPPAADGTRPTVKGAELSGLNGILFRRNSITGAIEAVPRAGVGVTLNEALHA from the coding sequence GTGAACGAAGAGCGATGGATCTGGGGCGTGGGCCTGGCCACGACGACCGCAGACGGAACGGTCCTGGACACGTGGTACCCCGAGGTCGGTGCAGGCCGCGTACCGCTCGGGTTCGACCAGTCGAAGCCGCCCGCCGACCTCGAACGCCTCGCTGTGGCCGATCCCCGGCGCGGGGTCGAGGTTCAGGTCGTCACCGTCGAGGCCGATCTGGAAGCAGCGCCGGCGTCGACGCCCGACGCCTATTTGCGCCTGCACGCTCTGTCGCACCGCGTCGTCGAGCCGAACGGCCTCAACCTGGACGGCATCTTCGGGCACCTCCCCAACGTCGCCTGGACGAACGCCGGTCCGGTCCACCCGGATGATCTGACGCGCCTGCGCCCGATGCTGCAGCGCGAGGGGATCCAGGTGCAGGGTCTGGACAAGTTCCCGCGACTGCTGGACTACGTCACGCCCGCGGGAGTGCGCATCGCCGACGCGTCGCGCGTCCGGCTCGGCGCCTATCTCTCCCCCGGCACGACCGTGATGCACGAGGGCTTCGTGAACTTCAACGCCGGCACGCTGGGCGCATCGATGGTCGAGGGCCGCATCTCGCAGGGCGTCGTCGTCGGCGACGGCAGCGACATCGGCGGCGGAGCGTCCATCATGGGCACGCTCTCCGGCGGCGGCACGCACAAGGTCGCGATCGGCGCGCGCACGCTGCTGGGCGCGAACGCCGGCGTCGGCATCTCGCTCGGCGACGACTGCGTCGTCGAGGCAGGCCTGTACGTCACGGCGGGGTCCAAGATCGTGCTCGCCGGCGAGCCGCCGGCGGCGGACGGCACCCGTCCGACCGTCAAGGGAGCCGAGCTGTCGGGCCTGAACGGCATCCTGTTCCGCCGCAACTCGATCACGGGCGCGATCGAGGCCGTTCCTCGCGCCGGCGTGGGGGTCACCCTGAACGAGGCCCTGCACGCCTAG
- the dapE gene encoding succinyl-diaminopimelate desuccinylase: MPQLDLSASSVDLTRAICDIPSVSDDETALADAIAEALADLPHLDVHRDGDTIVARTMLGRAQRVVIAGHIDTVPINGNVPTRDIEVEGEPFLWGRGTVDMKAGVAVQLKLAAELADPRVDITWMWYDHEEVEAAKNGLGRVAAARPDLFDADFAILGEPSNGQVEGGCNGTLRAVVRTDGIRAHSARAWIGENAIHKAAPILARLSEYRPRDVEVEGLVYREGLNAVRISGGVAGNVIPDACEVEVNYRFAPSRDGDEATAHVRDVFAGFDVEITDLSPGARPGMDAPLAQDFVAAVGAVPQPKYGWTDVARFSALGVPAVNYGPGDPHLAHHDEERVPLSQIEAVERGLRAWLT, encoded by the coding sequence ATGCCGCAGCTCGACCTGTCCGCATCGTCCGTCGATCTCACCCGCGCGATCTGCGACATCCCGAGCGTCTCGGATGACGAGACCGCGCTCGCGGATGCCATCGCCGAGGCCCTCGCCGATCTGCCCCATCTGGACGTGCACCGCGACGGCGACACGATCGTCGCGCGCACGATGCTGGGCCGTGCCCAGCGCGTCGTGATCGCGGGTCACATCGACACCGTGCCGATCAACGGGAACGTCCCGACCCGCGACATCGAGGTGGAGGGCGAGCCCTTCCTGTGGGGCCGGGGCACCGTCGACATGAAGGCGGGGGTGGCCGTGCAGCTCAAGCTCGCCGCCGAGCTCGCCGACCCCCGTGTCGACATCACGTGGATGTGGTACGACCATGAGGAGGTCGAAGCGGCGAAGAACGGCCTGGGTCGGGTGGCGGCCGCGCGGCCCGACCTCTTCGACGCGGACTTCGCGATTCTCGGCGAGCCCTCGAACGGCCAGGTCGAGGGCGGCTGCAACGGCACGCTGCGCGCGGTCGTGCGCACCGACGGCATCCGTGCCCACAGCGCCCGCGCGTGGATCGGCGAGAACGCCATCCACAAGGCCGCGCCGATCCTGGCGCGACTGTCGGAGTACCGGCCGCGCGACGTCGAGGTCGAGGGGCTCGTCTACCGGGAGGGGCTCAACGCGGTGCGCATCTCGGGCGGCGTCGCGGGGAATGTCATCCCCGACGCGTGCGAGGTGGAGGTGAACTACCGCTTCGCGCCCAGTCGTGACGGCGACGAGGCGACCGCCCACGTGCGGGACGTGTTCGCGGGCTTCGACGTCGAGATCACCGACCTGTCGCCCGGGGCGCGGCCGGGCATGGACGCGCCGCTCGCGCAGGACTTCGTCGCGGCCGTGGGGGCCGTGCCCCAGCCGAAGTACGGCTGGACCGACGTCGCCCGGTTCAGCGCTCTGGGCGTCCCGGCGGTCAACTACGGCCCCGGCGACCCGCACCTGGCCCACCACGATGAGGAGCGCGTTCCGCTCTCGCAGATCGAGGCCGTCGAGCGCGGACTCCGCGCGTGGCTGACCTGA
- a CDS encoding DUF3117 domain-containing protein — protein MAAMKPRTGDGPMEAVKEGRLIIVRVPLEGGGRLVVSVNDAEAKELYDVLGGVVTPA, from the coding sequence ATGGCAGCCATGAAGCCGCGAACCGGAGACGGGCCGATGGAGGCAGTGAAGGAGGGGCGCCTCATCATCGTGCGTGTGCCGCTGGAAGGCGGCGGCCGCCTCGTCGTCTCGGTGAACGACGCTGAGGCCAAGGAGCTCTACGACGTACTCGGCGGCGTGGTCACCCCCGCGTGA
- a CDS encoding class I SAM-dependent methyltransferase: protein MSEHDANRRFAAEATVEPEHIARARAHALELGAAPISAEVGAQCALIAAVGRSLHIVEIGTGAGVSGLWLMRGSPRATLTTIDSEPEHLAAARRAFAEAKVPPARARFITGRAADVLPRMNEASYDIVLVDADPAGVIEYVEHGLRLVRPGGTVLVPRVLAGGAVADPVKRDPVVSAYRSLIQETQASPAVIGALSIVGEGLLQLTTVEGD from the coding sequence ATGTCCGAGCACGATGCCAACCGACGATTCGCCGCCGAGGCGACCGTCGAGCCCGAGCACATCGCCCGCGCGCGGGCGCACGCTCTCGAGCTGGGCGCGGCGCCGATCAGCGCCGAGGTCGGTGCGCAGTGCGCCCTGATCGCGGCGGTCGGACGCTCGCTCCACATCGTCGAGATCGGCACCGGCGCCGGCGTCTCGGGCCTGTGGCTCATGCGCGGGTCGCCGCGGGCGACGCTGACGACGATCGACAGCGAACCCGAGCACCTCGCAGCCGCGCGCCGGGCCTTCGCCGAGGCCAAGGTGCCACCGGCGCGGGCGCGGTTCATCACCGGCCGCGCCGCGGACGTCCTGCCGCGCATGAATGAGGCGTCGTACGACATCGTCCTGGTCGACGCCGACCCCGCCGGCGTCATCGAGTACGTCGAGCACGGCCTGCGCCTCGTGCGCCCCGGCGGCACCGTGCTGGTGCCGCGGGTGCTCGCCGGCGGCGCCGTCGCCGATCCGGTCAAGCGCGACCCGGTGGTCAGCGCCTACCGCTCGCTCATCCAGGAGACGCAGGCCTCCCCCGCCGTCATCGGCGCGCTGTCGATCGTCGGCGAGGGTCTGCTGCAGCTGACGACCGTCGAGGGCGACTGA
- a CDS encoding Mrp/NBP35 family ATP-binding protein codes for MSTADAVRRAVGAVADPELRRPLADLDMLRDITVSGSVAHVGVALTIVGCPASDRISRDVREAALSVQGVDEVDLELSVMTPAERAALTEKLRDGRAPRQMPFGPDSLTRVIAVTSGKGGVGKSTVTANLAVALAERGLAVGLIDADVHGFSIPALLGLTDEDGAAPQPTRIDDLMLPPVAHGVKTISIGMFLRRGDADGPLGAVAWRGPMLHRTVQQFLTDVFFGDLDVLLLDMPPGTGDVAISVGQLLPHADVLVVTTPQTAASDVAVRSGLVARQTGQRVVGVVENMAAMTMPDGTVLDLFGAGGGQAVAEALSTDDEDVPLVASIPLSPALRQDADAGVPAVGAHPDDAASVAIGQIADHIVRTRRGLTGRPLPMRPA; via the coding sequence GTGAGCACGGCCGACGCCGTGCGCCGCGCCGTGGGCGCGGTCGCGGACCCCGAACTGCGGCGTCCCCTCGCCGACCTCGACATGCTGCGCGACATCACGGTGTCGGGCTCGGTCGCCCACGTCGGCGTCGCCTTGACGATCGTCGGGTGCCCGGCATCGGACCGCATCAGTCGTGACGTGCGCGAGGCGGCGCTTTCGGTTCAGGGCGTCGACGAGGTCGACCTCGAGCTCAGCGTGATGACGCCCGCCGAGCGCGCCGCGCTCACCGAGAAGCTGCGCGATGGCCGGGCGCCTCGCCAGATGCCCTTCGGGCCCGACAGCCTGACGCGCGTCATCGCGGTGACCAGCGGCAAGGGCGGCGTCGGCAAGTCGACCGTCACCGCCAACCTCGCCGTCGCGCTCGCCGAGCGGGGCCTGGCGGTGGGCCTCATCGATGCCGACGTCCACGGCTTCTCGATCCCCGCGCTGCTGGGCCTTACCGACGAAGACGGCGCAGCGCCGCAGCCCACGCGCATCGACGACCTCATGCTTCCGCCGGTGGCACACGGCGTGAAGACCATCTCGATCGGGATGTTCCTGCGCCGCGGCGACGCCGACGGCCCCCTCGGGGCGGTCGCATGGCGCGGCCCGATGCTGCACCGCACGGTGCAGCAGTTCCTCACCGACGTGTTCTTCGGCGACCTCGACGTGCTGCTGCTCGACATGCCGCCGGGGACCGGCGACGTCGCGATCTCGGTCGGACAGCTGCTGCCCCACGCCGACGTTCTCGTGGTGACGACGCCGCAGACCGCGGCCTCGGACGTCGCGGTGCGCTCTGGCCTGGTCGCGCGCCAGACGGGCCAGCGGGTCGTGGGTGTCGTCGAGAACATGGCCGCGATGACCATGCCCGACGGCACCGTGCTCGACCTTTTCGGCGCGGGCGGCGGCCAGGCGGTGGCCGAGGCGCTGAGCACCGACGACGAGGACGTCCCGCTCGTCGCGTCGATCCCGCTCAGCCCCGCGCTCCGGCAGGACGCCGACGCCGGGGTGCCGGCGGTCGGCGCGCATCCCGACGACGCCGCCTCCGTGGCGATCGGGCAGATCGCCGACCACATCGTGCGCACGCGACGCGGGCTCACCGGTCGCCCGCTGCCGATGCGGCCCGCGTGA
- a CDS encoding DUF1003 domain-containing protein, protein MARQPRQPSLDAPRGRSGVLGPRPPRRSRDRFGRFTEWIARNMGTPAFLLALTVFCASWIAWNTLAPEAWRFDSAAFGFTALTLVLSLQASYAAPLILLAQNRQDDRDRVQIEQDRQRAERNLADTEYLAREVVALRMAVTEYQSEAITRDVLRAELSRMLDRLDESPGEDGERTSAS, encoded by the coding sequence ATGGCACGACAGCCCCGACAGCCCTCGCTCGACGCGCCCCGCGGGCGCAGCGGCGTGCTGGGTCCGCGCCCGCCGCGCCGATCGCGCGACCGCTTTGGACGGTTCACCGAGTGGATCGCCCGCAACATGGGGACGCCGGCGTTCCTTCTCGCGCTGACGGTGTTCTGCGCATCGTGGATCGCCTGGAACACGCTGGCGCCGGAGGCATGGCGCTTCGACTCCGCGGCGTTCGGTTTCACAGCGCTCACGCTCGTGCTGTCGCTGCAGGCGTCGTACGCCGCGCCGCTCATCCTGCTCGCGCAGAACCGGCAGGACGACCGCGACCGCGTTCAGATCGAGCAGGACCGCCAGCGCGCCGAGCGCAACCTCGCCGACACCGAATACCTGGCGCGCGAGGTCGTGGCGCTGCGCATGGCGGTCACCGAGTACCAGAGCGAGGCGATCACTCGCGACGTGCTGCGCGCCGAACTGTCGCGCATGCTCGACCGCCTCGACGAGTCCCCGGGCGAGGACGGCGAACGGACATCGGCCTCGTGA
- a CDS encoding CBS domain-containing protein yields MSTQRVFVARLTGTTVFDPSGDRVGKVRDVVVIYRRDDPPRVVGLVVEIPGRRNVFLSIGRVTSIATGQVITTGLINVRRFEQRGGEVRVIAELLGRKVFLRDGSGEAVIEDVAIERSRLGEWDIGQLFLRRPKTSPSPFAKGPTTFAGWNDVREDQSSGEAQSAEQLVATYSELKAADLANTLLDLPEDRLLEVAEELPDDRLADALEEMPEDEQIHILEQLGDERAADILDAMEPDDAADLLGQLPEGRLEQLLELMEPEEAEDVRELLKYEPDTAGGLMTSEPIILPADATVAEALALIRRHEMHPALAASVFITLPPYETPTGRFLGTVHFQRMLRYPPHERIGAIIDETLEPVAATASAAEVARRLASYDLVLLPVVDTGHRLVGAVSVDDVLDYLLPEDWRSHDAHRDASPATTVNPVVR; encoded by the coding sequence GTGAGCACGCAGAGGGTTTTCGTCGCGCGCCTGACCGGTACCACGGTCTTCGATCCCTCGGGCGATCGGGTGGGGAAGGTGCGCGACGTCGTCGTCATCTACCGACGAGATGATCCGCCGCGCGTCGTCGGGCTCGTCGTCGAGATCCCCGGCAGGCGCAACGTGTTCCTCTCCATCGGCCGCGTGACCTCGATCGCCACAGGACAGGTCATCACGACGGGACTGATCAACGTGCGCCGCTTCGAGCAGCGCGGCGGCGAGGTGCGCGTGATCGCCGAGCTGCTCGGCCGCAAGGTGTTCCTGCGCGACGGCTCCGGCGAAGCCGTCATCGAAGACGTCGCCATCGAGCGCAGCCGGCTCGGCGAATGGGACATCGGGCAGCTCTTCCTGCGGCGCCCGAAGACCAGCCCGTCGCCGTTCGCGAAGGGCCCCACGACCTTCGCCGGCTGGAACGACGTGCGCGAGGACCAGTCGTCGGGAGAGGCGCAGTCCGCCGAGCAGCTGGTCGCCACGTACTCCGAGCTCAAGGCCGCCGACCTCGCCAACACCCTGCTCGACCTCCCCGAGGACCGGCTGCTCGAGGTCGCCGAGGAGCTTCCCGACGATCGCCTCGCCGATGCGCTCGAAGAGATGCCCGAGGACGAGCAGATCCACATCCTTGAGCAGCTGGGCGACGAGCGCGCCGCCGACATCCTCGACGCGATGGAGCCCGACGACGCCGCCGACCTGCTGGGGCAGCTGCCCGAGGGCCGCCTGGAGCAGCTCCTCGAGCTCATGGAGCCCGAAGAGGCCGAGGACGTGCGCGAGCTGCTGAAGTACGAGCCCGACACCGCGGGCGGTCTCATGACGAGCGAGCCGATCATCCTGCCCGCCGACGCGACCGTGGCCGAGGCCCTCGCGCTCATCCGGCGCCATGAGATGCACCCCGCGCTGGCGGCATCCGTGTTCATCACCCTGCCGCCCTACGAGACCCCCACCGGACGGTTCCTCGGCACGGTGCACTTCCAGCGGATGCTGCGCTACCCGCCCCATGAGCGGATCGGCGCGATCATCGACGAGACGCTCGAGCCCGTGGCCGCGACCGCGAGCGCCGCCGAGGTCGCCCGGCGCCTGGCCAGCTACGATCTCGTGCTGCTCCCCGTCGTCGACACCGGGCACCGGCTCGTCGGCGCCGTCTCGGTGGACGACGTGCTCGACTACCTGCTGCCCGAGGACTGGCGCTCGCATGACGCGCATCGCGACGCCTCGCCGGCCACGACGGTCAACCCGGTGGTGCGCTGA